From the candidate division TA06 bacterium genome, one window contains:
- the polA gene encoding DNA polymerase I, translating to MPKLILVDGTALAYRAHFGFIRNPLINSKGENTSASFGFTNMLMRMIKEHQPDYIGVAFDTSAPTFRDRKYAEYKAQRPSMPEGLRAQLPRIKEILNALNIAVLQQDGYEADDVLAGLAKQAEAKGWMSYIATGDKDLLQVVTERIKVIRPRVGKSDESIYGPEEVNKEYGVSPEKIKDIFALSGDAADNVPGVPGIGPKTATELIHQFGSFDELYKNLDQVKKPRIRNLLQEHKDQALLCKELVTLHLDQLPDIALTSLKSHQPDQEILARLFKELEFNSLYHEFVSGQIKKVAPQAVTGKAELELLAGRLQREGEMCLVIEAAEGRPVKLCLFSRGQALMIGGPDIKTLKKSFEDPEIAKTGHDLKTAIKALSLAGIQLNGTMFDTMIASYLLDPSRRGHRSLEVLAEGHLGVSLALPAGIFKKQTELDFSAEPGLTDELMARRADAVVSLRSKFEPELKYKELGELFQKIEMPLVKILAGMETEGILLDIPVFSQMSKELERQVTKLEKEIYRMAGEEFNLNSPKQLGTILFEKLKIDQGKKTKTGYSTDMDALTKLALHHELPKLILDYRQLYKLKSTYSDALPLVADPKTRRLHTTFNQALTETGRLSSSDPNLQNIPMREGVGREIRKGFIAPKGSLLLSADYSQVELRLVAHLSGDQHLRQAFKSGRDIHSETAAAVFGVKPDQAEPDMRRKAKAINFGIVYGMGPYGLSQQLGIGVEEASRFIEHYFNQFPQVQAWIALTIAQAKKDGYVCTMLGRRRYLPEINSENGQRRNFSERTAVNTPIQGTAADLIKLAMVNISRRLEDEKLRSKMILQVHDELLFEVQKDELAKVKKIVKHEMENAVELSVPIVVEMGEGDNWFEAH from the coding sequence ATGCCCAAACTGATCCTGGTCGACGGCACCGCCCTGGCCTACCGGGCGCATTTCGGCTTCATCCGCAACCCCCTGATAAACTCCAAGGGGGAGAACACCAGCGCCTCTTTCGGCTTCACCAACATGCTGATGCGGATGATCAAGGAACACCAGCCCGATTACATCGGTGTGGCCTTCGACACTTCGGCTCCCACTTTCCGCGACCGCAAGTACGCCGAATACAAGGCCCAGCGCCCAAGCATGCCCGAGGGACTGCGCGCCCAGCTGCCCCGGATCAAGGAGATCCTGAACGCCCTGAACATCGCGGTGCTGCAACAGGACGGTTACGAGGCCGACGACGTGCTGGCCGGCCTGGCCAAACAGGCCGAGGCCAAGGGCTGGATGTCCTACATCGCCACCGGGGACAAGGATCTGCTGCAGGTGGTGACGGAGCGCATCAAGGTGATCCGGCCCCGGGTGGGCAAAAGCGACGAATCCATTTACGGCCCGGAGGAGGTCAACAAGGAATACGGAGTTTCTCCGGAAAAGATCAAAGACATCTTCGCCCTCTCCGGGGACGCGGCCGACAATGTGCCCGGGGTGCCGGGCATCGGCCCCAAGACGGCCACCGAGCTGATCCACCAGTTCGGGTCGTTCGACGAGTTGTATAAAAACCTGGATCAAGTTAAAAAGCCCCGGATAAGGAATCTTTTGCAGGAGCACAAAGACCAGGCCCTGCTCTGCAAGGAGCTGGTCACCCTCCATCTGGACCAGCTTCCCGACATCGCGCTGACCTCGCTTAAATCCCACCAGCCCGACCAGGAAATTTTGGCCAGACTTTTTAAGGAACTGGAATTCAATTCTCTTTACCACGAGTTCGTCTCCGGGCAGATCAAGAAAGTGGCCCCCCAGGCGGTCACCGGCAAGGCGGAGCTGGAGCTGCTGGCGGGGCGGCTGCAGCGGGAAGGCGAGATGTGCCTGGTGATAGAGGCGGCCGAGGGACGGCCGGTAAAACTGTGCCTGTTCAGCCGGGGACAGGCTTTAATGATCGGCGGCCCGGACATCAAAACTCTTAAAAAATCATTTGAGGACCCGGAAATAGCCAAGACCGGACACGACCTGAAGACGGCCATCAAAGCCCTGTCTTTGGCCGGGATCCAGTTGAATGGGACGATGTTTGACACCATGATCGCCTCCTATCTGTTGGACCCTTCCCGCCGTGGCCACCGGTCGCTGGAGGTTTTGGCCGAGGGGCATTTGGGGGTCAGCCTGGCCCTGCCGGCCGGGATTTTTAAGAAGCAGACCGAGCTTGATTTCTCGGCCGAGCCGGGATTGACCGACGAGCTGATGGCCCGGCGGGCCGACGCCGTGGTTTCGCTGAGATCAAAATTCGAACCGGAGTTGAAGTACAAGGAACTGGGAGAATTGTTCCAGAAAATAGAGATGCCACTGGTGAAGATTTTGGCCGGGATGGAAACAGAGGGGATCCTTTTGGACATCCCGGTCTTCAGCCAGATGTCCAAGGAACTGGAGCGGCAGGTAACCAAGTTGGAAAAAGAGATCTACCGGATGGCCGGAGAAGAGTTCAACCTTAATTCCCCAAAACAGCTGGGAACGATCCTTTTTGAAAAACTGAAGATCGACCAGGGCAAGAAGACCAAGACCGGCTATTCCACCGACATGGACGCGCTGACCAAGCTGGCGTTGCACCACGAACTGCCCAAGCTGATCCTGGATTACCGGCAGCTCTACAAATTGAAATCCACCTACAGCGATGCCCTGCCCCTGGTCGCCGATCCCAAGACCCGCCGGCTACATACCACCTTCAACCAGGCTTTAACCGAGACCGGCCGCCTTTCCTCCTCCGATCCCAATCTCCAGAACATCCCGATGCGGGAAGGGGTGGGCCGGGAGATCCGCAAGGGCTTCATCGCCCCCAAGGGTTCTTTGCTGCTTTCGGCCGATTATTCCCAGGTGGAACTAAGGTTAGTGGCCCATCTTTCGGGCGACCAGCATCTAAGACAAGCCTTTAAATCGGGCCGGGACATCCACAGCGAGACGGCCGCCGCTGTTTTTGGGGTCAAGCCGGATCAGGCGGAGCCCGACATGCGGCGCAAGGCCAAGGCCATCAATTTCGGCATCGTCTACGGCATGGGCCCCTACGGGCTTTCCCAACAACTGGGAATAGGGGTGGAGGAGGCCTCCCGTTTCATCGAGCATTACTTCAACCAGTTCCCCCAGGTCCAGGCCTGGATTGCCCTGACCATCGCCCAGGCCAAAAAGGACGGCTACGTCTGCACCATGCTGGGCAGAAGGCGCTACCTGCCGGAGATCAATTCCGAGAACGGCCAGCGCCGCAACTTTTCCGAGCGGACCGCGGTCAACACCCCCATCCAGGGCACGGCGGCCGACCTGATCAAGCTGGCCATGGTGAATATTTCAAGAAGATTGGAAGATGAGAAGTTAAGAAGCAAGATGATACTGCAGGTCCACGACGAACTGCTGTTTGAGGTGCAGAAGGATGAGTTGGCCAAGGTGAAAAAAATAGTGAAACACGAGATGGAGAACGCGGTGGAGCTTTCGGTGCCGATCGTGGTGGAGATGGGCGAGGGGGATAACTGGTTCGAGGCGCACTAG